Within the Gadus chalcogrammus isolate NIFS_2021 chromosome 15, NIFS_Gcha_1.0, whole genome shotgun sequence genome, the region CAGATatgcatgtgttctgtgtgtatggTCTGAGGGCTGGCTACGATTCGATTTCTTGGAATGATCACAATGATCTCACACAAAAAGAGTGACGACTTTCGATTTAAACAACTTTTGTAATGTACAtaagaaaaacacatttgtattgTTATGAACATGTTTCTGATCGTTTTAAACGTGCAGTAGTCAAAATAAGTTGTGGATTGGCTACAAGTTTGAAGAAATCCATCAACACTGCCTGAGTAAGTcgaaccatatatatatatattttttttaacctttatttttccagataaaacattaagaacagtttcttatttacaatattctTATATAATTGAGAAGTCGGACCAGTTGGCTTAAGATTGATCACTCAATGGCATCGCTATACCAATCAGAAGGTACAATTATCAACGGATAGCGAAGGCTTTTGGACGACAGAATGACTCAATCAGCCCCATATTTAGAAGGTTCCTAATGACTTTAAGGTGAGGCAATACACACCTTTTGTAGACTTGAAGGCGCCATCCCAGAGAATCTCTCAAGTAAGTGCGAAGGGTTTCGGTGGGACACAAAAGGGCTCAAGGGATATCAATGATCTTGTCATTAGCTCTGCTTTGATGTTCCTTTGAAGATGCTAATCGCAAGTGAACTGCTCCACTCCCCACAGACGGCGGCCGTTCGCCAGCAGCCATCGGAGCCATATGCTGACGGAGGGGGGCGGCACGACTGCCATCATAATAGTTTAAATCAGATCGATCATTATTCGATAGAAACATAGGCTCAACGGATTAGGTATATTGTTAATGTAAAACGTCGCATAAATTGGGAGAGTGGGATAACACTTCATATGAAAAATGTTAACGACATGGGATCGCATGACATTATTCTGACAAAAGCAGCAACCATCCCGTCTATCTATCCTATTGGGACTCGAAAGACCCCCATAAAAACCGTTTACTTGCAGATCTCAATATTCACTGTTCTATCTTGTGGCCAGCCTCCTAATATAGATTCATAAGAATAATAAATTATGGTTATTATCTTCACAAAATGATCAACAGGAGTATTTATGGTTGCGTTATTTCTCGCATGAATTGCACACACTTCAAGTAGGCTACCAATTCGACATGGTGGTAAATTGTTAGATTTTAGGCCTTGAGCCTCTGGGCGCAATACACCCCAGCCATGACACTCACAGGTAGGTGTTGCGTTACTTACAATCAGGAAGGACGGAAAGgatattcagaaaaaaagttagtttattatatttcattcatttttttacaTACAAGGTTGTACACGTTTTTCCATATAATATCTCATTTCATTTTGTACATTTTATTATAATCTCTTTAGATATACTTTAGAAGCAAACTACTCCGTACGGCCTACATAAATGCTTATTTGATCAAAAGATAGTGCTTGTAAAAAACAATTTAAGAACAAAACACTTAAGAGTAATGGCTGGGAGATATCTAGATTCTAGATGTAAAAGCATCAAGCCAACGTGTTCAACACGCTTGGGTTTAATAGTAGTAGGGGGGAGCCAGCGGGTGCATGTGCTGCTGGTGCACCAGCTGTTGCGCGGGGTACGAGAGCCCGCGAACTGGCTGAGGGGAGCCGTCGCGAGAGTTGTAGAGAGGGAGCTGACCGCCGAGCGGGTGGTGCTGAAACGCAGGAGCGGGCGCGTACAGAAAAGGCGGTAGTAGACCCGGCGGAGCAGTGAAGAACTCggggcgggagtcctggaggtCTCGCTTCAACTTCATCCGTCTGTTCTGAAACCAGGTCTTCACCTATGGAGCAAAAAATTCAAAAACGTTATAAACTACAAATCTCGATTAAAAGCCAGATCAAAATCCAAAACCCGGCCAATAGACCCGGCCCACTGGTTCACAGCCATGCTGTTATTTACCTGAGTTTCAGATAGGCTAAGCTTCTCGGCGATCTTCCTCCTCTGCGTAGCGCCCAGGTACTTGTGCCGGCCGAAGGTGTCTTCCAGTCTGTTGATCTGCTCCGATGTGAACTTGGTCCTCATCCTGCGGTGGAGGCCGGCCTCCCCCTCGCTGTCCTCCCCCTGCTCGCTCTCGGAGCCCGACGTATAGCCACAGCTATCTGTTGAGGAGGAAACAGACCTTTAGTTACAATTGTTCCGATCTTAGGGCAGGCCCTTACACGGATAAATAGGCTACAGGCTATAAACGAGGGCTAGATCATCCCAAAACAACAAGAAATCACAATAACTTACTGTTCGGCGAGGTCGGAGAATAGCTGTCCGCCGGGGCGTTGGAAAGCACTTCAATACTTGAATAAGTCCCGGGTTTAGGTGGATCTTGAAGACGGGTTCTCTTAACCTCCGTTTCCTTGTGCGTTGAATAAAAACTTTTGGATAGCCATTCAATGGAGAAGTTTGCCATGATGTCCTGGTAGTGTCTGGCCTGGGTGCCCCTGTGGGTCGGCTCCTAGCCGCTATATAGGAGGGGCACATGGCTTTATTTGCATATGCGAAAGGATCACAACAGAGCGATAAAAGCTCGATAGTCGTTGTAATTGAAGGTAATAGGGGctgcatttgtgttttttttctcacgttCACGGCTGGCTGATAGGTTTAGGCGCCAGCAGGTCTGAGTATCAGTGGGCGGGGATCGGAGGGGGAAATTATGATCAGCACATGAGTGACTTAGAGCAGGATCCGTTTAATGCTGCTGCGCTCACTTCACATGTGATGGGGACGTAGCCTACATTCTGCTCGGAGATTATGTTGGGCGGGTTGTTTAGAATTCACTCTAATTATGGTTAATTAAATACAAATCAAACACAAATGTTTCTTTCTGCCGtttataaacaacaacagtcgTATTCAAGAAATGTTTTTACTAttgtacacacatacaatttCATTATCATTTAGGCTATTCGCTGTCACATCTTGAATTCGCCTGTTTTCTAAAAGACAGCCTCCCACTGTGGCTGAAGCCTTTGTGCGTGTCTCGCTAAGTGTGAGAGTCCCCACGCCAGAAGGCCTAAACAGAAAGTGAGAACCGTGTGTTTGATGTTTGTTGACATGTTAATTTGAAGGACATTTGCTGAGGCGACTCTGCAGCACTGCAGCCCCGCAGACCACAAATAAGAGTAATCCCATTTACAGTGTCATCAAaatgatgacgatgaggacTCATTTTTTAATCTAAGGATAGTCTTTTTTTCAGTTAAACCTCGTATCCTGTATATTTGGAGGAAGACAGGCCCAAATAggcattattattaattaaattattaaaagGAAATTGTGTGTGCTGgacgtttgcgtgtgtgcgtgcatgaatgaTTAAGCCTGGCTTACCTGTgtgtttataaaaaataatggaTAAGCTTTCATCTGGTCCACTTCAAGGCGTTTGGCCAAAGCAATTAGCCTATCTTCACACCGTCGCAGACGTTTTGTGACCACAACTTCAAACCGCAGGGATCAGACCTGATTCTGGCCGGCACACAATGGCCCAGACTTTCTGGAGCCAGGCCGGAGGGACCTTACAGTAAGTGTAAACTCATCAATGCAGGACTTAATTTAGGCTAATTGTTGACCATGATCTCCCCGTTAGCCTCCTTTGAAGTGCAGCGCCGGGGACAAACAGAATTAGACGCCGCGCATATAAAAGCGCACCAGGGGGCCGCTGGGAGACTGTGGGCTGACGGGTGAGGAGCAGCCCAACGACCCCTCACCAAATGTTATTAGTTTGGTTTATACTTTGGCGAATATTCAACGACGGCACATTATAGTTAACTCATCGCAAAGTCTGCAGTCTAGTCTGTGATTTAATCCATTCTATGAGTTTGTTGAACCACATAATTAACATAATATCTCTGCGCCGCTATCATATGGATGGGGCAGGGGATTAAATCAGGGGATCTGAATGACTCAAGATAAGAGCTTCATGCGGGAAAAATGACTACCCCCTCTCATTTTACTGACGCAGAACTTTTTACTGATTCAGAATAACTTTCACAAATTGAATAAGGTAAGCATGATCTAATCATAACGAACAAAACAAGCATCTATACGGTCTATCAGTCTTTAGGCCTATTGCGTTGAATATAAATGTTCTGAACAAGACAACAATAAAAAGGAAACTCAAAACAATTTTgcaataaaatgttttttattcaaagataaatatatttctttagggcatgtaggcctactcgagATGGGCTTATATAATTTTACAACTGTACATGAAAttacataataaaaataaagaagacGTTCACATTGCACATATATTCCTGTATCCTAAGTGTTTCCGTCGAATAATAAATTCACAGTTCGGGTTCTAGTAGAACCGTGGGTTGGTGGCCGCCATATGATAGGGCACTTGGTAAGAGATGATGGGCTGTGGGGTCAGAGCCTGGAGCTGTTGGCCCATCGAGGGGTACATCGCCAGACCGGCGTGATGGGGATATTGAAAGCGCTGTCCGGCGAAGTCGTGGCACTGTATCAGGGGCGACAGCGCAGGCGCAAAGTACTCCGCGCGCATGTCCTCCTGCACCTCTCGCTTCAGCTTCATTCTCCTGTTCTGGAACCAGGTTCGAATCTGAAGAAATCAACCAATAGAAAGTTTGTTAGTCAGTGCGCAGCAAGCAAATTCCGTTTCAAATATAGATCATTggtaataataaagaaaaaaatacattggCTTTTGCTATAAATGATAGTTACCTGAGTTTCGGAGAGGTTAAGTTTCTGTGCAGTCTTTAGTCGTTCCCCTGCATCCAGGTATTTGTGCTTGTTGAATATCTTCTCCAGTTTGTTGATCTGTTCGGGGGTGAACTTGGTGCGGAGGCGCCGCTGCAGGGCCCCGTCCCGGTCGGCCTCGCTGCTCTCCTCCACAGAGGGACACTCTGACAGGCCGGCCTCGCTCTCGTAACCAGAAGAGTAGCCGCTGATTTCAGAAACtgataataaaaatacaaaaacactgtTAGAAATCTGCGTTTGCAAGATCAGattacacgtacacacaaatgaAGAATAGCCTACTGGATATGTTTTGATTGGAAATTAACCAGAATATCAACTTACTTGGTGAAACACAGCTTGTGGACCGTGCAGGTGAAGCCAAGCTGATATCATCGTTGGGATCCGCGCGCTCAGCCGTTTTTAAGGACTTAGGTTTGGGTTGGAGATAATCCTTGCCATAGGATGACGGTTGGCGAGGCTGCACCATGCAGCGGACGTGAGGTATCACAGGGGACGTTAAATCCTTGTGCTCGTCAATTCGCTTTGAAGGAGTGCTGCTCTGGGCCATCCAGTCGACGGAGAAGTGTTTGACCATACTTGCAGAGAGTTTGTAGACTGTGTATCTCGGGGAATAAAGCTCCACACAGAAGACACCGTGGCGTGTTGTGCCGGTGGGGACCGAGGAGCGGGTATTTGTAGGCCGGGCCCTCACACTCATTTGCATTTGCAAAGGGACGTTAACACCCAATCGATTCCAATGATTAGGGCTAATGGCTCGTTATTGAAGTCTTTACATTTCCTGTGAATGTGTGAAGACCTGGCGCCACCGAGTCTGTGAGAACCCCTTGAGCTCATACATTCGGCGGCCGGACAGAAACGGTGGGTGCACCATCGAAATTGCTGTGCGTAAAGCAGAGGTGGAGACCCCATATGGGGCACTTTCGACCCTTTTTTCATACACCCATTCCAGGTTCAATACCTCTACAAACTGTAGGTTGTTTAAAACATTAATGTGGGACGCGGCATACATTTATTCTGCTGCGTCTTTTTCAGAAGAAAGTACATCATAATTACGATTAAAAATCTGACTATATAGGCTTATGACGGAGTTAAAATAAGAGAACTTTCATtaaaattataatattataaaaagAATATGATGGATTGAGGTAAGGCTCCATAGCCTAATAACACAAGGCTTTTATGAAAGTGGGCAAAGGTCAAAACAATGGTCTGACATCGCCTTGATGCCCATAGATCTCACCAGGAAACAGGCGAGGACGTTTTTTGTGATCATATCACGGTAATATTTCCCCTGGAATCTAAAAATAATCTCAAACAGTTATTCAATCAAATATAAATCGAAAGCACGCAATGCAGCAGTAAGTATTGACACGtcttcgacccccccccccccctcccgctgggCAGAGGCGCCAGCGACCAACAGCCAGCATCTGACAGTAAGCTCAGATCAAAGAACTTACAGTAGCAACACAATTAGGCCTGATTGTCGGTTGGTTCAAATGTAAATAAGTCAAAACAAGCTGGTAGGAAGCCCGTGGAACGCATAGAGGTAATATATGTGTAGCCCGTGGAATTAGATGCAATGCATGACACAATGACTTTTGTAACATTCATTTATTGTAGAACACATCGTTCTTACGACAGTGTAATATATCCTTAAACAGAATATAACTTGGATGCTTACAGTGCTCAACAGTTGCATTTCACTTTCACTCGACGAATgacataataaataaagtaaatagGCTAcaatgactatatgctctgtaaggtgaccttgggtgttttgaaaggcgcctctaaattaaatgtattattattattattattacaaaaatAACGTGTGGTATTGCAGTAAACGGGAAATACGGATCATTTTATAATGCAAAATATTAAATGACTCATCACACGTATTAAATGACATAAGGCTTACATTTCAGCAAGCCTGAAATAATTGGGGACCCTACCGTAGTTCCCTGCGGATTTATTTCACCCTAGTAGTTTTCTCTATTAGATTTGATATTTTTAACTGACACTGCAgttcacaaacacaccacgTGTTCTATCTCAATTTAACACCCCACCCAAAATCCCAATGCAACCACCGCCATCCACAACAAATACTCAGTCACTGATATGCCATATAAGTGCTCCATAGTCAAGGCAAGGCAGGACAACTTTATTTACAGTTATTCTCCGTTGCTTTGgttcatttctcagatcagaattgaaattctcaaaactacctgttcaatcttcacctCAGTGTGTCTGacttgtgcacatgaaaaaaacagtttctcatttatttgaacacgttgcaaatgctttggtacatccatgcacatgattatgtacaattctcttttctttcctacattatcaattgcttatgtcatgttgatcaaaatgtattgtaatggtctctatggaatagacatttaggtattagttcattgcataagtctttacatgcaaaatggttgatcAAGtcgtcataatatgtcaagcatatttctatacatacACTGGCATTAGAGCAGGCTATTTGCACCATGGTTGTAGAAAACAATCCCAGAAGATTAAGGGAGATAAAGAGTGCCATTATAGAGGACAACAACATCTTTGAAAACATCCAAACAGTCAGCATCTCAACCATTGACAGGGTGCTGAAAAGACACCAAATGAGTATGAAGCAGCTGTACAATGTTCCATTTGAAAGAAATGGTGGAAGATTGAAGGAGCTGCACTACCAGTATGTACAGGTAAAACATGTATGAGCATGCAGTAACTTTACCTCACAGTAAACAGTACAACATCGTATAGTGATATACAGTACTGTAAGTGTGACCTTTACACATTTGCTATGGCTGTAGAAAAGAAGATGCAATATGTGCTGTATACATTTGATGTAACTGTATCTTGTCCAAAATAAAAATGCATGTAATTCATAAAACAAATTTTGTGTCTTCTGGATATAGCATGCAATGGAACTGGAAGCAAGTAAACCAACGCACAACTTCATCTACGTAGATGAGGCTGGATTCAACCTAACGAAACACAGAAGGCGTGGTCGAATATCATCGGCCACAGAGCTACAGTTGATGTGCAAGGCCAACGGGGCGGGAACATAACTATGGGTGCTGCTATCTCTGAGAACGGTGTGTTTACGCATATTCCCCTtattggtggtgttggtgacgGCGCTCCTTTGAGTGCGACGTCGCGGAGCTCCCCATAGTCAAGTTGCGTCTGTTATGTTTTTCTCGCTTTTTAGGGCCGACTATGGCAATCAAACTGTCCCTAAACATCACATACGACCGGGCGAACTTACTGATACGGAGAGAGCGCAGTAATTCTGGCCTGTTTGACCCGAGTACGTTGAGCGATTACCCGGAGCTACTCATCGCATCGCCATGCCAACCACCGGCAGGCAGCTCTCCCACCCAACTGCCCGTAGCGGAGACGCGGTAGATGGGGAGGAGTGCAGCGAAGGCTCGGGCGTTTGGCCAGCATAGGAAGGAAGGATATCCACGCAGAAGGACTTCCGGGATTGCACCTTGTTGTGTTTCTGCGAGACATGGCTGGGGAAAAGTCACCTGACGAGGCTTTGACACTGGACGCATATACGGTCTTCAGGGGGGACCGGAGCGCTAGGGATAGCGGTAAAACCCCGGGAGGTGGAACGGTCATCTACGTCAAACAATCCTGGTGCACGGACTGCAGGATTATTTCCAAATCCTGTTCGGAAAACGTGGAATATTTGACGCTCACTTCAGCAGCCATATCATCATTTCCCATGCAGTTCTCTGCTACTGTTACACTTGCATCGCCAGCAAACTGAACCTCCAGACCGAATAGTGGCCAAGTGTATCTTCTAAAAGGAAAGTCAGATAACCTGATTTGTCTGATTTCCATTTGTtagcaaaaaaaaagtaataaaacTAACCGCACTGATGTAGTATAGAATTGTACTTTACCTAAACTACTATTTAAATGTGTCCTTATCTCAATTTTTAaaactttatatattttttattattactatttattgcgcgctctctctctctctctctctctctctctctctctctctctctctctctctctctctctctctctctctctctctctctctctctctctctctctctctctctctctctctctctctctctctctctctctctctctctctctctctctctctctctctctctctctctctctcctgtactCGACTTGGGAAGCCCTGCACAAGAATTCCAATGTGTATGAACTGTCTGGTTTATGCACAAATGGCGAATAAAaacctttgaactttgaaccttATTGGGCCATACAATACAGAGCGTCTTGTCACCTTTTTAGACACTCTCCAGGGATCTCATCCCTGAACCAGAGAGGGGTCAGATTGGAGATGACTTGCCAAAGTACGTAATAGTTTGGGACAATGTCAGTTTCCATCACTCCAACATCATCAGGCAATGGTTTGCAACCCACAACAGGATGCTGATGGAGTTCCTCGCACCCTACTCCATTCCTTAATCCCATAGAGCAATTTTTCTCAGCATGGAGATGGAAAGTTTATGATCACCAGCCACATACACAGATGACCCTTCTGGCTGCCATGGATGCAGTGtgtgatgacatcacagcaGATGCCTGCAGAGGCTTGATAAGACACTCTAAAAGATTCTTTCCACGCGGCATCGCAAGAGAAGATATTCGTTGTGATGTGGATGAGAATTtttggcccaacagacaggaacgtcaggaggtgtaggaagactgcactgtaattcctacagtactgcatgtacagttttacaatacaataattgtcttcaaaactttagccatagattacatcagaacatccctccagagtacactgttatattgacaacatgactaagcaatttgactcttatccgtagacaatgacacaaggacttgtcattctgatggcactgacatgttcattgaaacagatatttacttttgagagatgaactaaggattttgagcaagagactggcttttgcaggtaatccatggtgttttgctatttgaacgcattgttttgggaaatgcacttactgctttgcaaatttcaattctgatcttagaaatgtaccaaagtgactgagaaaaactgtaaatagCATACATGAGGCAGACTCCAAGAAACATAgccatacaataaaatgaaataataaaataagacgGATAcgtaaaataaaggcaaaaaaaaaaaagtgcaatatATATGAGATtcagcagaaagctaaagcaaacaaaagTCTCCAAACATATCCACAGGAGGACAATACACTTTCTCCTTTTGCAATGCGATTCTCTCAGCTGCCTTTATGGGAGAATTTTACTCTTACATTAAattatatgttattattatcttgccTACACGCAATATGAATCCAATAAGTGCCGAGAAACATTGGGTATACACTGCACAACCCTCCCTCTAgtacagggatgggcaactttcatgataaagagggccacatttttcatcataaccatcggagggccacatgactgcacacttcaactaaacgtgagctgagagaagctacacaattttgaatttggtagatatgatttcctgtattctggtgcattttggggatggccactacctaaaaagaatcataacctatgtacggtatgttaattgaaccaacatgcattaatttcatgttttccatgctcaaacagccacatgaatggtcagtatttttatcagtgcaaagggctcacatacatcatcattcaattaagtcaaaaaactgaaaaacagtggcccaacattaagtgcaacaactcaatgaactcaaacccaacaagcagttgtagtagttgtagtggcgacttaagtggatatctttaatgactgatatcgcttctaagcaaactagacgcatgggtttgccttcgaattctatgaattcttctcatctttcttgaccgagttttctgtaactcgatcaattattattattctttttttttttattatgtgcgggcctgactgagtgaggatgcgggccgcaatGGGCATGCGgcccgccagttgcccatccctgctctagTACAACAGCCTCTGGAATGACCCCAGGCTTGACCTTTTTAATGTGCGTTGATGACATGTTCCATATGTGATGGGAGCTGGTAAACAGCGCAGTAAGACAGCCTTGACATAGGGGAAGAATGCATGGGAAGAGGTAATGACATATGGTTAATGTATGGGCCGAATGGGGAAATAGGTAGGGGCCCTGGCTCTTCAGTTCTTTGCAAACCAACTAGGCTTTGTTCTCGCAAGTAATAAAGAAGTCTTTATCTTTCATGCTTCAGACTGTTCAAACTCTTATTTTGTTAAAGTGTTAAATGTGGTTTATCCACCTCACCTTCTGCTCTGAGTAGACTCTCGCTTTCTCATATTTCCTAAGTCTCTCCTGATGAAAAGTCAACCAGTCCGGTTTCCTGTCTGAAACACACTCACGTCCTGTTATTGCAGGGGAGATGTGGCCGTACCCAAAAAAGCAGAGAATATAGCGAGTACCCCGTGGAGGAATGAGGAGTGACATTGTGGACGTACACTATGTCAGCAAGTTGCTCTGGCGAAGACGATGACATCTACAACAGGTTATCCATGAAAGGCATGTTCATCTCTCGGGCCAGTGGCACGGTGGGAAAATGCAGAATGATTAGACACAACCGGGACAAGAAGAAAGAGCCCAAACCCTCAGAGGTTAAACCGACTGGCACACACCAGAAAGAACATGGCCAAGGAAGGAATCAACTCGCTCACGTAGGGTGTGCGATATGACGGTATATTTTGTGTGACGAAATAAAAAACGTCTATCATTTCAGATTATGCTCCATCGTTTATTTTGTCTTGACACTCTTTACGGTAATATTTTTCGTCATTTGGACGACGCTTTACGTTCTTACACATGGCACATGaaggcaacacaaacaaacatggagagTGAACGTGACACAGATCGGGGTAATTCCATACATGAGAAGGACTCAGACCAGCCAAGACAAAACGAGGAGCTCGTACCTAAAAAGAGGGGCTTCGGTCACATGGAAGTGGTTTGGGTATGAAAAGCCAGAAAACCGTACTTTGCAAAGTATGCCGCAGACCGTTAACCTCAACAGACTCAAACACCAATAACCTCTTTAGAAAGGTTTACAGAAATGTATTGAAGTTAACCGgatgatatatttattttgtttgttctttcccgtttctcattggctcattgttagctacattagcctctttagcaaaccagatcgaaaacaaccacaactttacattgtattgcacgcacagcaagaatgtgcaatgcataaattggtgaccggcaTAGattagcaatgtaatcaagtgtgtaagagcatttaaaatctacattaaaatgaccaacgtgatacaaatacaaagaaattaAATCTCTTTaggggcgcagccatttttgttgacgAGAAGTAAAGTCGGCCTCACTGAACTCGCTCTTtcaaagcgacgagatactacgaccaaaagggggcatgcctcagtgaaatgccacaagaaagctgggagatttgctaccagcgtaccatccaaatggattacaGCATTCATTTACATTGCTACATACATTGCTGCTACAAATCAGAGTATTATATGGTTGGTTTTGATATTTTTGACCATATTCACATTTTAGGCCTATATTTTGTTTGCAGCTATAGTTTAAGTGTTTTCTATTTACCTTTTTATacattaatattttatattttgttacATGCTTAATTGAAAATTTGCACAAAGGTTCTAaataaaaaggagaaaaataatCACGGGTAAGTTACCTTTATTTGTCGAGTAtataattaaaaatgtaatacGAAATAGGCCTTTCCATGTGGTGatttaatatatataggcctactatttattcattgaattaATAGAAAATGTACTATATCTTcatatatatcgttatcgggATAAACAGACCTATATCGGGATAagatattttggtcatatcgcaCAGCCCTACGCTCACGTACAGTATGATTGAGGAGGGGAGGCCATTGTAATCCTAAAAACCATCTATTCTAATCGGGTATTAACGGTAGTGCCACAACTTCCCCTTCTCTGAGGTCCCGTAGTTCATTGTAACGCCCCCTTCTCTTCAGAAAAagtaaaatatca harbors:
- the LOC130405015 gene encoding homeobox protein vent1-like; translated protein: MVKHFSVDWMAQSSTPSKRIDEHKDLTSPVIPHVRCMVQPRQPSSYGKDYLQPKPKSLKTAERADPNDDISLASPARSTSCVSPISEISGYSSGYESEAGLSECPSVEESSEADRDGALQRRLRTKFTPEQINKLEKIFNKHKYLDAGERLKTAQKLNLSETQIRTWFQNRRMKLKREVQEDMRAEYFAPALSPLIQCHDFAGQRFQYPHHAGLAMYPSMGQQLQALTPQPIISYQVPYHMAATNPRFY